A single genomic interval of uncultured Pseudodesulfovibrio sp. harbors:
- the thiD gene encoding bifunctional hydroxymethylpyrimidine kinase/phosphomethylpyrimidine kinase: MNKLPCVLTIAGSDSGGGAGIQADLKAITMLGGYGASVITALTAQNTKAVTGIHAPSAKFVAQQLRTVLDDIEVSAAKTGMLFSASIIKALAPILSHKKFPLVVDPVCVATSGAKLLKDDAVEAMVQLIFPCADLLTPNIPEAELFTGVKIQDRDDVFKAARILLEMGPKAVLIKGGHSDSFAVTDWYFTKGADPIPFMQQRVDTNCTHGTGCTLSAAIATGLGQGIEMGAAIMRAQEYLNLALRAGYPLGEGGGPPNHLAPLLKERERGAVLAELDRFGRRLVGMSGVKALLPRVGINVAASLPWAAELDDVAGFSGGIIGTRRGDVLLAGYPEFGASVYTASTLLAVKRLRPDIGCALTLGLGAGVKQALEMAGFEIAWVDRDRRPEYIIDEDGRFEEWAVFEALRDHSAPETVRAIGDPGGVGRESLVRLLAKDMSSLQAALCRILDCIHADNDV, from the coding sequence ATGAACAAGCTTCCCTGTGTTTTGACGATTGCCGGGTCCGACTCCGGTGGCGGGGCAGGTATTCAGGCGGACCTCAAGGCTATAACCATGCTTGGCGGGTACGGTGCAAGTGTCATTACTGCGCTGACGGCGCAGAATACCAAGGCCGTAACGGGCATTCATGCGCCCTCTGCGAAGTTTGTCGCACAGCAACTCCGGACAGTGCTTGATGACATTGAGGTTTCCGCAGCCAAGACCGGTATGCTTTTTTCCGCTTCCATCATCAAGGCGCTGGCCCCGATCCTGAGCCATAAAAAGTTTCCGTTGGTGGTCGATCCTGTTTGCGTGGCCACGTCCGGGGCCAAGTTGCTCAAGGACGATGCAGTCGAGGCCATGGTTCAGCTTATCTTTCCCTGTGCGGATCTTTTGACGCCGAATATTCCCGAAGCAGAGTTGTTTACGGGAGTGAAGATTCAGGATCGTGACGATGTTTTCAAAGCCGCACGGATTTTACTTGAAATGGGGCCGAAGGCCGTTCTGATCAAGGGAGGGCATTCGGATTCCTTTGCCGTGACAGATTGGTATTTCACCAAGGGCGCCGATCCAATCCCCTTCATGCAGCAGCGTGTGGATACGAACTGCACGCATGGGACAGGCTGTACACTTTCTGCCGCCATAGCGACAGGGCTGGGGCAGGGGATTGAAATGGGGGCGGCTATCATGCGGGCTCAGGAATATCTCAATCTGGCTCTTCGGGCCGGTTATCCGCTCGGTGAGGGCGGGGGACCGCCGAACCATCTGGCTCCCTTGCTCAAGGAGCGTGAGCGGGGTGCCGTTCTTGCCGAGCTTGATCGATTCGGTCGTCGTCTCGTGGGGATGTCTGGTGTGAAAGCTTTGTTGCCGCGGGTAGGTATTAATGTCGCGGCATCTCTGCCGTGGGCGGCGGAGCTGGATGACGTGGCAGGTTTTTCCGGTGGAATTATCGGGACTCGCCGGGGTGATGTCCTGCTGGCGGGATATCCGGAGTTCGGCGCGTCTGTGTATACGGCTTCGACATTGCTTGCCGTGAAGCGGTTGCGTCCTGATATCGGCTGCGCCTTGACGTTGGGGCTTGGGGCAGGAGTCAAGCAGGCTCTTGAGATGGCTGGTTTTGAGATTGCCTGGGTCGATCGTGATCGTCGCCCCGAGTATATTATTGATGAAGATGGACGATTTGAGGAGTGGGCCGTATTCGAGGCTCTTCGCGATCATTCGGCTCCGGAAACGGTTCGCGCCATTGGTGATCCGGGGGGAGTGGGGAGAGAGTCGCTTGTGCGTCTTTTGGCGAAAGATATGTCAAGTTTGCAGGCTGCATTGTGTCGGATTTTGGATTGTATTCATGCCGATAATGACGTTTAA
- the tig gene encoding trigger factor translates to MEYNVEEISPVKRKIIVEVPAEEVNAALTTTIALYRMQADVKGFRKGKVPSSVVESKYRKQVYGEATTDLINYQINEIMSGLSIQPMSRIDVDAEELVRDEDFKYAIEFEVAPKLDLPKYKGLSVEEVKAVVSDEEVAEVESRILENNAEVKVIEDVRPAKDGEVATVTFGAYQDDKIVEGIKAENFDLVLGQGQALPEFEEMVKGLTTGESGETDVTFPEDFINENLAGQTVTMKAKLHAVKERITPEMSDEVAKKAGFSDVETMRKGITESYMSQRKQMNKSAAQSQLLSSIIEGITEFPLPPAMVEDRIDRLIQDLEYKLDRQGKGLQSLGKTPQQMRDEFKPEAEATVKSEIFLLAVAAEEGLEISPEEIESTLTQLAMQTRQPLHELKKYYEDNNLIVPLKDRLLCDKASELIYDAAEVKEIEGPSEGKKAPAEKAAAKGAAPEFANKAEAVEWAVANLGIKESTAKSYSLAKIQERAEKFLAEKEA, encoded by the coding sequence ATGGAATACAATGTTGAAGAAATTTCACCGGTAAAACGGAAAATTATTGTTGAAGTGCCGGCCGAAGAGGTCAACGCAGCTCTTACAACTACGATTGCCCTGTATCGCATGCAGGCAGACGTCAAAGGTTTTCGTAAGGGCAAGGTGCCTTCTTCCGTGGTTGAGTCCAAGTACCGCAAGCAGGTTTACGGCGAAGCCACTACCGATCTGATCAACTACCAGATCAATGAAATCATGAGCGGTCTCAGCATCCAGCCCATGTCCCGCATCGACGTTGATGCCGAAGAGCTGGTTCGTGACGAAGACTTCAAGTACGCCATCGAATTCGAAGTCGCTCCGAAACTCGACCTTCCCAAGTACAAGGGCCTTTCCGTTGAGGAAGTCAAGGCCGTTGTCAGCGATGAGGAAGTCGCTGAAGTCGAGAGCCGCATTCTGGAGAATAACGCAGAAGTCAAGGTTATCGAAGATGTTCGTCCTGCCAAGGACGGCGAAGTCGCTACCGTGACCTTCGGTGCCTATCAGGACGACAAGATCGTTGAAGGCATCAAGGCGGAGAACTTTGATCTGGTGCTCGGTCAGGGACAGGCTCTTCCCGAGTTTGAAGAGATGGTCAAAGGCCTGACTACCGGTGAGTCCGGTGAGACCGATGTGACCTTCCCCGAAGATTTCATCAACGAGAATCTGGCTGGCCAGACCGTGACCATGAAAGCCAAGCTGCATGCCGTCAAGGAACGCATCACTCCCGAAATGAGTGATGAAGTTGCCAAGAAGGCCGGTTTCAGCGATGTCGAGACCATGCGTAAGGGCATCACCGAATCCTACATGTCCCAGCGCAAGCAGATGAACAAGTCTGCTGCCCAGAGCCAGCTGCTGTCTTCCATCATTGAAGGCATCACCGAGTTCCCGCTTCCTCCGGCCATGGTTGAAGACCGCATTGACCGCCTGATTCAGGATCTCGAATACAAGCTGGATCGTCAGGGCAAGGGCCTTCAGTCTCTCGGCAAGACTCCGCAGCAGATGCGCGATGAGTTCAAGCCCGAGGCCGAAGCTACCGTCAAGTCCGAGATTTTCCTGCTGGCCGTTGCTGCTGAAGAAGGCCTCGAGATTTCCCCCGAGGAGATCGAGTCCACTCTGACCCAGCTCGCCATGCAGACCCGTCAGCCGCTGCACGAACTCAAGAAGTACTACGAGGACAACAACCTTATCGTACCTCTGAAGGATCGCCTGCTGTGTGACAAGGCTTCCGAACTGATCTACGACGCCGCAGAGGTCAAGGAGATCGAGGGACCGTCCGAAGGCAAGAAGGCTCCGGCCGAGAAAGCCGCTGCAAAGGGCGCTGCTCCGGAATTCGCCAACAAGGCGGAGGCTGTTGAGTGGGCCGTTGCCAATCTCGGCATCAAGGAATCCACTGCCAAGAGCTATTCTCTGGCAAAGATTCAGGAGCGCGCCGAGAAATTCTTGGCTGAGAAGGAAGCTTAA